The following coding sequences lie in one Sphingomonas sp. M1-B02 genomic window:
- the gltX gene encoding glutamate--tRNA ligase: MGATSDAGAKPVVTRFAPSPTGFLHIGGARTALFNLLFARHHGGKFLLRIEDTDRARSTEPAIAAILDGMTWLGLDWDGDVVYQFSRAARHAEVAHQMLAGGHAYKCFATAEELEAMRAGQRANKQPLRYDGRWRDRDASEAPADAPFVVRLRAPKEGSVTIDDKVQGSVTVANAELDDMVLLRSDGTPTYMLAVVVDDHDMGVTHVIRGDDHLNNAFRQLPIYHAMDAIEGGWDAPEYAHIPLIHGSDGAKLSKRHGALGVDAYRDEMGILPEALSNYLLRLGWGHGDDEFISREQAIEWFTLAGVGKSPSRFDLKKLENLNGHYIRATDDDRLAALVAPLLAFEPTPDQRDLLRRSMAALKPRAANLIELAEASMFLFRTRPLILDEGGAALLEGDARALLARVHAALDGAATWDTETLEAAVRAVADDAGVKLGAAAQPLRAALTGKRTSPGIFDVLALLGREESLARIADQMTQPA; encoded by the coding sequence TTGGGCGCAACATCTGATGCCGGCGCCAAGCCGGTCGTAACCCGTTTCGCGCCGTCCCCCACGGGCTTCCTCCACATCGGCGGCGCGCGCACCGCTTTGTTCAACCTGCTGTTCGCCCGCCACCATGGCGGCAAGTTCCTGCTGCGGATCGAGGACACCGATCGCGCCCGCTCCACCGAGCCGGCGATCGCCGCGATCCTCGACGGCATGACCTGGCTCGGCCTCGATTGGGACGGCGACGTCGTCTATCAATTCTCGCGCGCCGCGCGCCATGCCGAGGTCGCGCACCAGATGCTAGCGGGCGGCCACGCCTATAAATGCTTCGCCACCGCCGAGGAGCTCGAGGCAATGCGCGCCGGACAGCGCGCCAACAAGCAGCCGCTGCGCTATGACGGCCGCTGGCGCGATCGCGACGCGAGCGAAGCCCCCGCCGATGCGCCCTTCGTCGTTCGCCTGCGCGCGCCGAAGGAAGGCAGCGTCACGATCGACGATAAGGTCCAGGGTTCGGTCACCGTCGCCAATGCCGAGCTTGACGACATGGTCCTGCTCCGCTCGGACGGCACCCCGACCTATATGCTCGCGGTGGTGGTGGACGATCATGACATGGGCGTCACCCATGTCATCCGCGGCGACGATCATCTCAACAACGCCTTCCGCCAGCTGCCGATCTACCACGCGATGGACGCGATCGAGGGCGGCTGGGACGCGCCCGAATATGCGCATATCCCGCTGATCCACGGCAGCGACGGCGCGAAGCTCTCGAAGCGCCACGGCGCGCTCGGCGTCGATGCCTATCGCGACGAGATGGGCATCCTCCCCGAAGCGCTCTCCAACTATCTCCTCCGCTTGGGCTGGGGCCATGGCGACGACGAGTTCATCAGCCGCGAACAGGCAATCGAGTGGTTCACGCTCGCGGGGGTCGGCAAATCGCCGTCGCGCTTCGATTTGAAGAAGCTCGAGAACCTCAACGGCCATTATATCCGCGCCACAGACGACGATCGCCTGGCCGCTCTGGTCGCGCCTTTGCTCGCCTTCGAACCCACCCCGGACCAGCGCGATCTTCTGCGCCGCAGCATGGCCGCGCTGAAGCCGCGCGCCGCGAATCTCATCGAGTTGGCCGAAGCGTCGATGTTTCTCTTTCGCACGCGCCCACTGATATTGGACGAAGGCGGCGCGGCTCTGCTAGAGGGCGACGCGCGGGCACTCCTTGCCCGGGTGCATGCGGCGCTTGACGGGGCTGCGACCTGGGATACGGAGACGCTCGAAGCGGCGGTTCGCGCCGTGGCGGACGATGCGGGAGTCAAGCTCGGAGCCGCTGCGCAGCCTTTGCGCGCAGCGTTGACGGGCAAGCGGACCTCTCCGGGCATCTTCGACGTTCTGGCGCTGCTGGGACGGGAAGAGAGCCTGGCTCGCATCGCCGATCAGATGACCCAGCCCGCCTGA
- a CDS encoding citrate synthase, with amino-acid sequence MSDTAKLQVPGKDVDFAVLNGSVGPDVVDIRKLYAQTGMFTYDPGFTSTASCESGLTYIDGDEGVLLHRGYPIGQLAEHSSFMEVSYLLLNGELPTADELDKFSYTITRHTMLHEQLATFYRGFRRDAHPMAVMCGVAGALSAFYHDSTDITDPTQRMIASHRLIAKMPTIAAMAYKYSIGQPFLYPQNDLSYTGNFLRMTFGVPAEEYVVNPVIERALDRIFILHADHEQNASTSTVRLAGSSGANPFACIAAGIACLWGPAHGGANEAALNMLHEIGTPDRIPEFIARAKDKNDPFRLMGFGHRVYKNYDPRATVMQKTVREVFKELNVSDPVFEVALQLEEMALKDPYFVEKKLFPNVDFYSGVILSAIGFPTTMFTALFALARTVGWVAQWNEMISDPEQKIGRPRQLYTGPTQRDYVSVDKR; translated from the coding sequence ATGAGCGATACTGCGAAGCTGCAGGTTCCGGGCAAGGACGTCGATTTTGCGGTCCTGAACGGCAGCGTCGGCCCCGATGTGGTCGATATCCGCAAGCTCTACGCGCAGACCGGCATGTTCACCTATGATCCGGGCTTCACCTCCACCGCCTCGTGTGAATCCGGGCTGACCTATATCGACGGCGACGAGGGCGTATTGCTCCATCGCGGCTATCCGATCGGCCAGCTCGCCGAACATTCGAGCTTCATGGAAGTCTCCTATCTGCTCCTCAACGGCGAGTTGCCAACCGCGGACGAGCTCGACAAGTTCAGCTACACGATCACCCGCCACACGATGCTCCACGAGCAGCTCGCGACCTTCTATCGCGGGTTCCGCCGCGATGCGCATCCGATGGCTGTTATGTGCGGCGTCGCCGGCGCGCTTTCGGCTTTCTATCACGATTCGACCGACATTACCGATCCGACTCAGCGGATGATCGCCAGCCACCGGCTGATCGCCAAGATGCCGACGATCGCGGCGATGGCGTACAAATACAGCATCGGCCAGCCGTTCCTCTATCCGCAGAACGACCTGTCCTACACCGGCAACTTCCTGCGCATGACCTTCGGCGTCCCCGCTGAGGAATATGTCGTGAACCCGGTGATCGAGCGCGCGCTCGACCGTATCTTCATCCTCCACGCCGATCATGAGCAGAACGCGTCGACCTCGACCGTGCGGCTCGCCGGCTCGTCGGGCGCGAACCCCTTCGCCTGCATCGCGGCGGGCATCGCCTGCCTGTGGGGTCCGGCGCATGGCGGCGCCAACGAAGCCGCGCTCAACATGCTGCACGAGATCGGCACCCCCGATCGCATCCCGGAATTCATCGCCCGCGCCAAGGACAAGAATGATCCGTTCCGCCTGATGGGCTTCGGCCACCGCGTCTACAAGAATTACGATCCCCGCGCGACGGTGATGCAGAAGACCGTCCGCGAAGTGTTCAAGGAATTGAACGTCTCCGATCCCGTCTTCGAAGTCGCGCTGCAGCTCGAGGAAATGGCGCTCAAGGATCCTTACTTCGTCGAGAAGAAGCTGTTCCCGAACGTCGATTTCTATTCGGGCGTGATCCTCTCGGCGATCGGCTTCCCGACGACGATGTTCACCGCGCTCTTCGCGCTCGCCCGCACCGTCGGCTGGGTTGCGCAGTGGAACGAGATGATTTCGGATCCCGAGCAGAAGATCGGCCGCCCGCGCCAGCTTTACACCGGCCCGACGCAGCGCGATTATGTGAGCGTCGACAAGCGCTGA
- a CDS encoding sensor histidine kinase translates to MNAIDPAMPLAIGRLDPEGRLTDAESRLIELNERAGGAVGAPLAVPQIATLARLARRLGIAISRNVIAADGDEDLELWVRAEPTDEGVRLEVSGWKPRAGWRAPASEPEREGDFFRSAADWLWETDAALRITFLSIEAGARYGFDSSAMLGQPLTRLFSLEQDESGNLPILTAVAAQARFDGQKAELRGTGRMVRLGASPRTDPGGRFAGFVGATTMIDGTAPAPTPDAPLPPLAAPFGGFPDSFSQRLDRALRGPLSKIIANANSISAQTEGPVKPDYADYANDIANAGRHLLGLVDDLVDLQAIERDDFTTLQEPIDLADVARRAGGLLAVRAAQSDVRIDKPPIEETFPVTGEFRRALQVLVNLIGNAVRYSPRGGMVWIRLERDGSMAHVIVADQGKGIAKEDQVKIFEKFGRVDPSEPGGSGLGLYIARRLARAMGGDLTVDSAPGMGARFVFTLPWRRTDDS, encoded by the coding sequence ATGAACGCCATCGATCCCGCGATGCCGCTCGCGATCGGCCGGCTCGACCCCGAGGGGCGGCTGACCGATGCCGAATCGCGGCTGATCGAGCTGAACGAGCGCGCGGGCGGGGCGGTGGGCGCGCCGCTGGCGGTGCCGCAGATCGCGACGCTCGCGCGGCTGGCGCGGCGGCTGGGGATTGCGATTTCGCGCAACGTCATCGCCGCTGACGGCGACGAGGATCTGGAACTGTGGGTCCGCGCCGAACCGACCGACGAGGGCGTGCGGCTCGAAGTCAGCGGGTGGAAGCCGCGCGCGGGATGGCGCGCGCCGGCAAGCGAGCCCGAGCGCGAGGGCGATTTCTTCCGATCGGCGGCCGACTGGCTTTGGGAAACCGACGCGGCGTTGCGGATCACCTTCCTCTCGATCGAGGCGGGTGCGCGCTACGGATTCGATTCGAGCGCGATGCTGGGGCAGCCGCTGACCCGGCTGTTCAGCCTGGAGCAGGACGAGAGCGGCAATCTGCCGATCCTGACCGCAGTGGCAGCGCAGGCGCGCTTCGACGGGCAGAAGGCCGAGCTGCGCGGGACCGGGCGGATGGTGCGGCTGGGGGCTTCGCCGCGGACCGATCCGGGTGGGCGATTCGCGGGCTTTGTCGGCGCGACGACGATGATCGACGGCACCGCGCCGGCACCGACGCCCGATGCGCCGCTGCCGCCGCTCGCGGCGCCCTTTGGCGGCTTTCCCGATTCGTTCAGCCAGCGGCTCGATCGGGCGCTGCGTGGGCCGCTGAGCAAGATCATCGCCAATGCCAACAGCATCAGCGCGCAGACCGAGGGGCCGGTGAAGCCCGATTATGCCGATTATGCGAACGACATCGCCAATGCGGGGCGGCATCTGCTCGGCCTGGTCGACGATCTGGTCGACCTGCAGGCGATCGAGCGCGACGATTTCACGACGCTGCAGGAGCCGATCGATCTGGCCGACGTCGCCCGGCGCGCGGGCGGGCTGCTGGCGGTGCGCGCGGCCCAATCCGACGTTCGAATCGACAAGCCGCCGATCGAGGAGACCTTCCCGGTGACCGGCGAATTCCGCCGCGCGCTGCAGGTATTGGTCAATCTGATCGGCAATGCGGTGCGCTATTCGCCGCGGGGCGGGATGGTGTGGATCCGGCTCGAGCGCGACGGCAGCATGGCGCACGTCATCGTCGCGGATCAGGGCAAGGGCATCGCCAAGGAAGATCAGGTGAAGATCTTCGAGAAGTTCGGGCGAGTCGATCCCAGCGAGCCGGGCGGCAGTGGTTTGGGGCTCTATATCGCGCGCAGGCTGGCGCGGGCGATGGGGGGCGACCTGACGGTGGACAGCGCACCGGGGATGGGCGCGCGCTTCGTGTTCACCCTGCCGTGGCGCCGGACGGACGACTCGTAG
- a CDS encoding DUF2336 domain-containing protein, with translation MSDNPIDLRSGATISAQELLARAAASENRAWRGLHVAIADFFLPDSARLDERTRSSLDILVREMVHSVEAEIREHGARLLSGKGESGLARALNGPGNLQILSRLSQSDLLHDPELMAELLGRVRQEAVAAALPMQAPDDPERPSLINRFVQHPDRVLAAGAMAVLIAESRRRPSPEAGQPLRTDLPAELHHRLVWWVAAALRERLEPSAGRQLALLDQCLTDAARRSLATYDEHDRLEAAVMRFAAAIDAQPQELPQMLVEALGDRRVTLFIALLAHALGVDYVLGRELTLDPGGERLWLALRALGLGRGPIARIGYALCEADPRRDVEIFADLLDAVVATDAREARDGLGLLRLDPDYRAAVLALKRAKGSE, from the coding sequence ATGTCGGATAATCCCATCGACCTGCGCAGTGGCGCGACCATAAGCGCACAGGAGCTGCTCGCCCGCGCGGCGGCTTCGGAAAACCGCGCCTGGCGCGGATTGCACGTCGCGATCGCCGATTTCTTCCTGCCCGATTCGGCCCGGCTGGACGAGCGGACGCGATCGTCGCTCGACATTCTGGTGCGCGAAATGGTGCACAGCGTCGAGGCGGAAATCCGCGAGCATGGCGCGCGATTGCTCAGCGGCAAGGGCGAAAGCGGCCTCGCGCGAGCCTTGAACGGGCCCGGCAATCTGCAGATACTCTCCCGGCTTTCGCAATCGGACCTGCTGCACGATCCCGAACTGATGGCCGAATTGCTCGGCAGGGTTCGGCAAGAGGCGGTGGCGGCGGCATTGCCGATGCAGGCGCCCGACGATCCGGAGCGCCCCAGCCTGATCAACCGATTCGTCCAGCATCCCGATCGGGTGCTCGCGGCAGGCGCGATGGCGGTGCTGATCGCCGAAAGCCGGCGTCGCCCGAGTCCCGAAGCGGGACAACCTTTGCGCACCGACTTGCCTGCCGAGCTGCATCACCGGCTGGTCTGGTGGGTGGCGGCGGCATTGCGCGAGCGTCTCGAACCCTCGGCCGGCCGCCAGCTCGCCTTGCTCGACCAATGCCTGACCGACGCCGCGCGGCGCAGCCTGGCGACCTATGACGAGCATGATCGGCTCGAGGCGGCGGTGATGCGCTTTGCCGCGGCGATCGACGCGCAGCCGCAGGAATTGCCGCAGATGCTGGTCGAGGCGCTGGGTGACCGGCGCGTGACGCTGTTCATCGCCTTGCTCGCGCATGCCCTGGGCGTGGACTATGTGCTGGGCCGCGAACTCACGCTCGATCCGGGCGGCGAGCGGCTGTGGCTGGCGCTGCGTGCGCTGGGGCTGGGCCGCGGACCGATCGCCCGGATCGGCTATGCGCTGTGCGAAGCCGATCCGCGGCGCGACGTCGAAATCTTCGCCGACCTGCTCGATGCGGTCGTCGCGACCGACGCCCGGGAGGCGCGCGACGGGTTGGGACTTTTGCGGCTCGACCCGGACTATCGCGCCGCGGTGCTGGCGCTGAAACGTGCGAAGGGTTCCGAATGA
- a CDS encoding exo-beta-N-acetylmuramidase NamZ family protein has protein sequence MKFGIDRLLADPALRAPLEGKRVALLAHPASVTADLTHSLDALVACGLNVSAVFGPQHGVRGDLQDNMMESPDYTDPTYGMPVFSLYGEVRRPTGQSMGTFDVILIDLQDVGCRIYTFVTTLLYVLEAAAAHGKEVWVLDRPNPAGRPVEGLTLLPGWESFVGAGPMPMRHGMTLGEMGRWFIDRGGLDVAYRVIEMEGWAPAAGPGFGWPPEKVWINPSPNAANVNMARAYAGTVMLEGTTLSEGRGTTRPLELFGAPDVDAKAVIAEMRALAPEWLAGVTLRDMWFQPTFHKHVGQLCSGVFLHAEGAGYDHAAFRPWRVQALGFKAIRRLYPDYDLWRDFPYEYEFGKLAIDVINGGPGLREWVDDAAAGPGDLDALTLPDEAAWDEVRAPYLLY, from the coding sequence ATGAAATTCGGTATCGACCGGCTGCTTGCCGACCCCGCGCTCCGTGCTCCGCTCGAGGGAAAGCGCGTCGCCTTGCTCGCGCATCCCGCCTCGGTGACGGCGGACCTGACCCATTCGCTGGACGCGCTGGTGGCGTGTGGGCTCAACGTCTCGGCGGTGTTCGGGCCGCAGCATGGCGTGCGTGGCGACCTCCAGGACAATATGATGGAGTCGCCCGACTATACCGACCCGACCTACGGGATGCCGGTGTTCAGCCTCTATGGCGAAGTGCGGCGGCCGACCGGGCAGTCGATGGGCACGTTCGACGTGATCCTGATCGACCTGCAGGATGTGGGGTGCCGGATCTACACCTTCGTGACGACGCTGCTCTATGTACTCGAGGCCGCGGCGGCGCATGGCAAGGAAGTATGGGTGCTTGATCGCCCTAATCCCGCCGGGCGCCCGGTGGAGGGGCTGACGCTGCTGCCGGGCTGGGAGAGTTTCGTCGGGGCGGGGCCGATGCCGATGCGGCACGGGATGACGCTGGGCGAAATGGGGCGGTGGTTCATCGATCGCGGCGGACTCGATGTCGCCTACCGGGTGATCGAGATGGAGGGCTGGGCGCCTGCGGCGGGGCCGGGCTTCGGCTGGCCGCCCGAGAAGGTGTGGATCAATCCGAGTCCCAATGCCGCCAACGTCAACATGGCGCGGGCCTATGCCGGCACGGTGATGCTGGAGGGGACCACCCTGTCCGAGGGGCGGGGGACGACGCGGCCGCTGGAGCTGTTCGGGGCGCCAGACGTGGATGCCAAGGCGGTGATCGCCGAGATGCGCGCGCTGGCGCCGGAATGGCTGGCGGGCGTGACGCTGCGCGACATGTGGTTTCAACCGACCTTCCACAAGCATGTCGGGCAGCTTTGCTCGGGCGTGTTCCTGCATGCCGAGGGGGCGGGCTATGATCATGCGGCGTTCCGGCCGTGGCGGGTGCAGGCTCTGGGGTTCAAGGCGATCCGGCGGCTGTATCCCGATTATGACCTGTGGCGCGATTTCCCGTATGAGTATGAGTTCGGGAAGTTGGCGATCGACGTGATCAATGGCGGGCCGGGATTGCGTGAGTGGGTGGACGATGCAGCGGCGGGGCCGGGGGACCTGGATGCGCTGACCTTGCCCGACGAGGCGGCTTGGGACGAGGTCCGCGCGCCTTATCTGCTCTACTGA
- a CDS encoding DUF4126 family protein — protein sequence MIRSILIGLTAGARSMTPLAVVANAARTGTLPPDSGAPRFLAHPLVSLGATALAAYELVGDKQKSAPDRIIPAAVIIRSLNAAFAGVALAPRSQRFPAAALAGATAVLASYLTYAARMRSMRTHSQFAIGLVEDAISVSAALAAAHAPLPDVVKRHDGVPVRVEGE from the coding sequence ATGATCCGATCCATCCTGATAGGCCTGACTGCAGGCGCCCGTTCGATGACCCCGCTCGCCGTCGTCGCCAACGCCGCCCGCACCGGCACGCTCCCGCCCGACAGCGGCGCGCCCCGCTTCCTCGCGCACCCGCTGGTGTCGCTCGGCGCCACTGCGCTTGCCGCCTACGAATTGGTCGGCGACAAGCAGAAGAGCGCACCCGATCGGATCATCCCGGCGGCAGTGATCATCCGCAGCCTCAACGCGGCCTTCGCCGGCGTCGCGCTGGCCCCCCGCAGTCAACGCTTCCCCGCCGCCGCGCTCGCCGGCGCCACCGCGGTGCTCGCCTCCTATCTCACCTACGCCGCCCGAATGCGATCGATGCGCACTCACAGCCAGTTCGCCATCGGGCTGGTGGAGGACGCGATCAGCGTCTCCGCCGCCCTCGCCGCCGCCCATGCCCCTCTGCCCGACGTCGTGAAGCGACATGATGGCGTTCCGGTTCGAGTTGAGGGAGAATAA
- a CDS encoding DOMON-like domain-containing protein, whose amino-acid sequence MKLIPHPDFPPKGVAAVDVAGAVERGRTLLTYRVSGGAVAFPPRAAPVRTDDLWKRTCFELFVQPEGKAGYCEFNFSPSGEWGAYRFEGYRTGMADLPLAAPTIEMLDDGVRVTVDLSGLSPGALRVGITAVIEEQDGTRSFWALAHPAEKPDFHDPAGFVLRI is encoded by the coding sequence ATGAAGTTGATCCCGCATCCGGACTTCCCCCCGAAGGGCGTTGCTGCAGTCGATGTGGCAGGGGCGGTGGAGCGGGGGAGGACCTTGCTTACCTATCGGGTGAGCGGCGGCGCGGTGGCATTCCCGCCGCGAGCGGCTCCGGTAAGGACCGATGACCTGTGGAAGCGGACCTGCTTCGAGTTGTTCGTCCAGCCCGAGGGGAAGGCGGGCTATTGCGAGTTCAACTTCTCGCCGTCCGGAGAATGGGGGGCGTATCGCTTCGAGGGGTATCGCACGGGCATGGCGGATTTGCCGTTGGCCGCGCCGACGATCGAGATGCTGGACGACGGGGTGCGGGTGACGGTGGATCTGAGTGGGCTGTCGCCGGGCGCTTTGCGGGTGGGGATCACCGCGGTGATCGAAGAGCAGGACGGGACACGGTCCTTCTGGGCGCTGGCGCATCCGGCGGAGAAGCCGGATTTTCACGATCCGGCGGGGTTCGTGCTCCGCATTTGA
- the tyrS gene encoding tyrosine--tRNA ligase: MTEYSSELLRSLSSRGYIHQVTDAAALDALASKQVVPGYIGFDPTAPSLHVGSLVQIMLLRRLQQAGHKPIVLMGGGTGKVGDPSFKDEARKLMTVDTIAANIASIKTVFERFLTFGDGPTDAILLDNAEWLDALEYLPFLRDYGQHFSVNRMLSFDSVKLRLDREQSLSFLEFNYMILQAYDFLELSRRAGCRLQMGGSDQWGNIVNGIELSRRVDATEVFGVTTPLITTADGGKMGKTMSGAVWLNEDQLSHFDYWQFWRNTDDRDVGRFLRLFTDLPLDEIARLESLEGAGINEAKKILATEATAMCRGRVAADEAAETARRTFEEGSAGGSLPSIFVPGGSIAIVDALIALELCASKGEARRKIAEGAIRVDDQPVADPAAIVSVASQVKISFGKKRHGLLVPA; encoded by the coding sequence ATGACCGAATACAGCTCCGAACTCCTCCGCTCGCTCTCTTCGCGCGGCTATATCCACCAGGTCACCGACGCCGCGGCGCTCGATGCGCTCGCGAGCAAGCAGGTCGTCCCCGGCTATATCGGCTTCGATCCCACCGCGCCCTCGCTCCACGTCGGCAGCCTCGTCCAGATCATGCTGCTCCGCCGCCTGCAGCAGGCCGGGCACAAGCCGATCGTCTTGATGGGCGGGGGCACCGGCAAGGTCGGCGATCCCAGCTTTAAGGACGAAGCGCGCAAGCTGATGACGGTCGATACGATCGCCGCCAACATCGCCTCGATCAAGACGGTATTCGAACGCTTCCTCACCTTCGGGGACGGCCCGACCGACGCCATCCTGCTCGACAATGCCGAATGGCTCGATGCGCTCGAATATCTGCCTTTCCTGCGCGATTACGGCCAGCATTTCTCGGTCAACCGCATGCTCAGCTTCGATTCGGTGAAGCTGCGCCTCGATCGCGAGCAATCGCTCAGCTTCCTCGAGTTCAACTACATGATCCTCCAGGCCTATGATTTCCTGGAGCTTTCGCGCCGCGCCGGCTGCCGTCTACAGATGGGCGGATCGGATCAATGGGGCAATATCGTCAACGGCATCGAGCTTTCGCGCCGCGTCGACGCCACCGAAGTGTTCGGCGTCACTACCCCCCTCATCACCACCGCCGACGGCGGAAAGATGGGCAAGACCATGTCGGGCGCGGTCTGGCTCAACGAGGATCAGCTCAGCCATTTCGATTATTGGCAATTCTGGCGCAACACCGACGATCGCGACGTCGGCCGCTTCCTGCGGCTGTTCACCGATCTTCCGCTCGACGAGATCGCCCGCCTCGAATCGCTCGAAGGCGCGGGGATCAACGAAGCCAAGAAGATCCTCGCCACAGAAGCCACAGCAATGTGCCGCGGGCGCGTTGCCGCCGACGAGGCCGCCGAGACCGCACGCCGCACCTTCGAGGAAGGCAGCGCCGGCGGCTCGCTCCCCAGCATTTTTGTCCCCGGCGGCAGCATCGCGATCGTCGACGCCCTCATCGCGCTCGAGCTTTGCGCGTCGAAGGGCGAGGCCCGCCGCAAGATCGCCGAAGGCGCGATCCGCGTCGACGACCAGCCCGTTGCCGATCCCGCGGCGATCGTTTCGGTGGCAAGCCAGGTCAAGATCAGCTTCGGCAAGAAGCGCCACGGCCTGCTGGTCCCTGCGTAG
- a CDS encoding PilZ domain-containing protein: MLGTDNLAYADVRREYREDVHYRARAYGPDAKSLSFLVVNISPHGLMARCDNCFDPGDRIRVVLPIAGAMIATVRWSLGGRLGCQFETAIDLATYYELITVMVRGK, encoded by the coding sequence ATGCTCGGAACCGACAATCTCGCTTACGCCGACGTCCGCCGCGAATATCGCGAGGACGTCCACTATCGCGCCCGAGCTTATGGTCCCGATGCCAAGTCGCTCTCCTTTCTGGTGGTCAATATTTCGCCGCACGGCCTGATGGCCCGATGCGACAATTGCTTCGATCCGGGCGATCGCATCCGCGTCGTCCTGCCGATCGCCGGCGCGATGATCGCCACGGTGCGCTGGTCGCTGGGCGGGCGCCTCGGCTGCCAGTTCGAAACCGCGATCGATCTCGCCACTTATTATGAGCTGATCACGGTGATGGTGCGGGGAAAATAG